A part of Pirellulaceae bacterium genomic DNA contains:
- a CDS encoding HlyD family efflux transporter periplasmic adaptor subunit, whose amino-acid sequence MAILAGLILAAGAAWYLFSEQPVTVDLATVARGPLRLTVHDDGRTRIREKYTVSTPVGGRLIRIDLKPGDSVSAGETILSVIEPTDPALLDPRSLAEARARESAAEARLAQVEPRQLLAQERLKFAESELQRLRTLHGSQAVSQQEVDAAVLALDAAQSELAESNYAHEIAKFELRMTRAAMIHTGQQTGYSDSDSFRFPILAPISGKVLRVLQESATILPAGAPLLEIGDPNDLEIEVDVLSTDAVKIRLGASVYVEHWGGEQPLRGKVRLIEPSAFTKVSALGIEEQRVNVIIDFDRQQDLSVLGDGYRLEASVVVWEDDDVLKAPIGALFRSDSDWAVFVNAAGRAELRRVTIGKRNDLEAQILDGLSEGTQVIVHPGDQISSGARLKPRPPEGSTAGP is encoded by the coding sequence ATGGCGATCTTAGCCGGACTGATCCTTGCTGCTGGAGCGGCCTGGTATTTATTTAGCGAGCAACCGGTGACTGTTGATTTAGCGACGGTTGCCAGAGGTCCGCTACGCTTGACCGTGCATGACGACGGGAGGACTCGCATCCGAGAAAAATACACGGTTTCTACGCCCGTTGGCGGCCGACTGATCCGCATAGACCTGAAACCTGGCGATTCAGTATCGGCCGGCGAGACAATTCTGTCGGTGATCGAACCAACAGATCCCGCCTTATTGGACCCACGCTCCTTAGCCGAAGCTCGGGCTCGCGAAAGCGCAGCAGAGGCTCGTCTCGCACAAGTTGAACCGCGACAGCTACTTGCCCAAGAACGATTGAAGTTTGCAGAGTCTGAGCTGCAACGTCTGCGCACACTACATGGCAGTCAAGCGGTTAGCCAACAAGAGGTTGACGCTGCTGTGCTAGCGCTGGACGCTGCACAATCAGAATTGGCAGAGTCCAATTATGCACACGAAATTGCCAAATTTGAGTTGCGGATGACTCGGGCAGCCATGATTCATACAGGTCAACAAACAGGATATTCAGACTCTGATTCATTTCGGTTTCCGATCTTAGCGCCGATCAGTGGCAAAGTCTTACGTGTGTTGCAAGAAAGTGCTACGATTCTGCCAGCCGGTGCACCGCTACTCGAAATTGGCGACCCTAACGACCTGGAGATCGAGGTAGATGTATTGTCCACCGATGCTGTAAAGATCCGGCTGGGGGCATCGGTTTACGTGGAGCATTGGGGAGGTGAACAGCCATTGCGCGGCAAAGTCCGACTGATTGAACCATCAGCATTCACTAAAGTCTCTGCCCTAGGGATTGAAGAGCAGCGTGTAAATGTGATTATCGACTTCGATCGCCAGCAAGATTTATCGGTGCTGGGGGATGGCTATCGGCTTGAAGCGTCGGTCGTAGTCTGGGAAGACGACGACGTACTAAAGGCACCCATCGGTGCTCTGTTCCGTTCCGATTCGGACTGGGCAGTGTTCGTGAATGCTGCGGGCCGGGCCGAGCTGAGGCGAGTAACCATCGGCAAACGCAACGACCTTGAGGCTCAAATCCTGGATGGACTATCCGAAGGTACGCAGGTAATAGTGCACCCCGGAGATCAGATATCCAGCGGTGCTAGGCTCAAGCCCCGACCACCTGAGGGCTCGACTGCCGGCCCATGA